ctttttttttgcttcaTATACTAACTTGATTTCTAAGAACCCTTTTCATTGGCATTCAAAACTGAATGTATGCGTGTCTTTTGTCGacaattctacaaaaaaaatagaaattggtttgattttttgaaaaaaaattatgccgtTTTCTATCTACTATGCAGACCTATATGGGTACAGATTACAAACAAATCATGTGTAGTGAACCTTGGTCATACGCCCTTTCATCCGTTCCTTGCTTCTTTCTATTGTACGTCTGATAGATTAGCAAAAACAGGGGAAAGGTGGAAGGGAGTATGATTGCAGGATCAAGGTTTGTTGGTAGTCTGTTACTATAAAGTCTACCATAGGTCTACATAGGACCTGTATATTCAAATCAGTAGGATATGGTAGGAAATGTtgcttcattttattattttagatgtattggagcaataaaaaatttctgtaaagttttacatgtaatttaaaccacgCACTATACAGCAATTTGATGTAGGAGAAACTCTCAGAAATCCTGCATAGCAGGTAGTTAAATAAACTCTTTCACACAGTGCTGACAGACTCAAGTCAAAAAGCATAACTGTGAATGCACTTCAAGCTATAACAAAGCAATATTACTCAACTTTGTATGTACATTCTAGGTGTATGTAAGATGTAAAATAGAGTACAAAGGTAAATCTACACTTAAAATAGCTTTCTGCCTGCACCTTCTCCATCCATAATCCTCCTCCTGACATGTCAGACAACCAGGATACaaactaaaggagaaaagtaGTGTGGTCAAAAATGGGTTAGGGTGGGCTTATACACACGACAGAGCCCTGTCCATGGAGCCTGTGCGCGGCAGTGCATGAAGCCTGTAGTGCTCCTTAGTACAACGccgtaccatatatatatatatatatatatatatagacttttTCACCGAATGTTAATTTTATGGTTTCTTTTAAAGGGAATTACATTTCTTCAGCCGTTACAGCTGTTACAATGATCACTACCTTCACCTCTTCTCTGGGCGTTGcttgggtcttaaaagatcaggggcacaagccccaatacatatatttaccccccccccccccacttgaaaaatatataactttttttatacatatatcggatatagcatatctataagactaaggctcctatagctgcaccgctggatagaattggatgcattgtctcagcagacagtatcacacaagataggcttagatacagggccccagcagacagtatcacacatgattggcttagatacagggcctcagcagacaatatcatacacgataggcttagatacatggccccagcagagagACGGGTCTGCTACGTCGGCACAACAAGCAGCTTCCTTcaatccgacgtaccagacccatcatgaagatgaagcgggcacaggagctgtgcgcactTCATCTTTAGCGGAtgacagctgtaatatacagctgacatcccaatgcaacggcggcgatggctgttaccgccgatcgccgccgcttaaccccttcaatgcggcggtcaatggcgtccgccgcattgatgtggttgacagagggaggtggCTCCTTCTTTACCCCCCGCCCCAAATCGTGGGTggtgatggttgccatggcaaccaggaagcctagccgcGGCTTCCTGGCTTCCAGATACGGAAGcccattaggtcctgcccaaggctaactgtcagatggaaaatgacagttacaatacactgcactacataagtagtgcagtgtattgtactggggatcagaatatcagatcttcaagtccccaggtaagtgtgaaaaaaagtttaagaaaaataaataaataaaagttttaagtaataaaaacaataatcgccctgttccctgatcaagtccttttataaatgaaaaaaaaactaaagttatggctgtcataaaatggcgacactaaaacatgatttttgttAGAAAAGAgtaatttttattgtgggaaagtaagcccaacgtaatgaAGGCGCAGACGTAATGAAGATAGCACATGACAAGGTAGTTTGGGTAGAGCTTTAGTGGTTAGTTTGGGTACAAATGGCATTTAAATGGTTAAGCAGAAGGGGTTTGGTTAAGGGGTGGATCTTTAAGGTAGGGGAGCCCGGGTGGGATAGAGGCAGCAGTCTTTCCCGCAGGACAATAGGAGAATAAAGTTTCCCCCCCCGCCCTACCTTCATTTTCCTATTATTTTGGTGGATGTATTTTGGCTTACGCGTCGTCACAGTGGCATTTgtcgtaggaggaggggtctttgaaggcacgtaatgggaaAAAGGAGAACAACATAAAATATTGTTGGTAAAAGAACTCGGGGcatttaaccctgggtagtattGTAGTGGctaggagtggttacccagcttgtATTATACATTTCTGATGGGCAGGGTTCCCAGGAAGGGTAAGGTCTTGGAGATGGCTGGTGCCCTCGGGTTAGTTGCAGCACGGCTGTAGGGCAAAGTTCCAGACCTGACAAGAAAAGCATGgagtaaaaatatatttattaacagcggaaactatataaatttggtgtcgctgtaatactttagatccacagaataaagttaacaagttgtttttactgcacggtgaacgctgtaaaaaagaagaaacaaaacagtgctagaattgctgtttttcggtttcctcgtctcccaaaaatggaaaaaatagtgataaaaaaaaaatcgcatgcaccccaaaatggaacgaataaaaattacaactcgttccacaaaaaacacaccctcacacagctccgtcaacggaaaataacacgttatgactctcaaaacgcaatgatgcaaaacgatGCTAAATGACCGCCCAGACtagttttttaggtccagtagtttttcactaaaaacccacATCATAATTTGCTGGACacaacaggtggaccccgtagatgcagcggagatgaggaaactttagggctttatatggctagtgaagaagtcaaagattaggcaatactggagcacagatattttgtacaatacttgtgcatgaaggattggttcaaagcgtaccacaccaatccatggattattcattttaaTATTAATTcatcccattattacatcatcctattatgccctgatgtactccgcccagcttacatatatcctgatgtacttcacccagcttacatataccctgatgtactctgcacaccttacatataccctgatgtacttcgcccagtttacatatacccggatgtactctgtacagattacatataccctgatgtactccgcccagcttacatccccacattataagatgaaataccagtaaaaacccaaacaaaactactaccaagcaaaatctacgctctaaaagccaaatggcattcctTCTAAACCTGACagggtgcccaaacagcagtttataaccacatatggggtattactgtactctggagaacccgcctaacaatttatggggtgtgtgtctccagtggcacaagctgggtacgacATATTTGTCATAGATgtcaaatggcaattttcaatctgcaacctcCACTGTGctctaatttctgcaaaagactttcggggtcaaaatgctcactatacctctagataaatttcttcagggatgtagtttacaaaatggggtaatttttcggggattTCAAATGTACtttgctcaatgcaacatggtgttcgAAAACAAATttcgtaaaatctccactccaaaaaccaaattgcgctccttccctttagtacCTTGCtatgtgtccaaatagccgtttatgaccacacgtggggtattgtcgtactagaAAAAAATTACCTTACAAATGTTTgttgtctttttctcctttatcccttgtgaaaatgaaaaaatgcaactttttagtggaaaaatgttgatattaatttttacggcctaattccaataaattctgcaaaagacctgtgaggtttaaatgcttactataccgctcaataaattccttgaggggtgtagttttccaaatggggtcacttttggggggttttccactgttttggtcccacaggggctttgcaaatgcgacatgacacacgaaaactattccagcaaaacttgagctccaaatgccaaatggtgcttctcccattctgagccctgccgtgtgtccaaacagcagtttattaccacatattgggtattaccgtaatcgggagaaattgctttacaaatgttggggtggtgtttgtcttttatgccttgtaaagattgaaaatttctatgttttattggaaacaaatgtagattttcattttcacggtctcatTCCACTAGATTCAGCAAAAgtaaggtcaaaatgctcactatgccccttgataaattccttgcagggcgtagtttccaaaatggggtcacttttgttttttcgttACTATTTAGGTACCCCAAGACCTCTCCAAGACATGGCgcttaaaatatattgtaataaaaagaaggccccaaaatccactaggtggtcctttgcttctgaggcctgtgtgtcagtccagtagcacacttgggccacatgtgagatatttataaaaactgcagattctgggcaataaatattgagatgtttGTAACAAGGTTCGAATAGCACTAGTTTAAGGCGTGGGTGCATAAGTAGGGTCCCAACCTGATTCAATAgagaaaaagcactatgcacaccaaagtggaaattcttttgcagataaataatttattatatttatagccaatgacagtgtagtgcgacgtttcggtcaataccatgacccTCCTCATGCACTTAGTCAATGTATGATCCTGTATGGATGGCGCATTcgtatggcggctgaccgctgttgTTTGGCCTAAcaacagcggtcagccgccatgcGAAGGTCTAAATATTCTCTAAATATTGAGATGTGTTTCTtcggtaaaaccctctgtgttacagaacaaaaaggattaaatatgaatttctgcaaaaaaaatgaaatttgtaaatttcagccctacattgctttaattcttgtgaaacacctaaagggttaagaagctttcttaatgctgttttgaatactttgaggggtgcagtttttaaaattgggtgatttatgggggtttgtattgtatggacccatcaaagccacttcacaactgaactggtccctgaaaaaatagccttttgaaattttcttgaatatgtaagaaattgctgctaaagttctaagccttgtaacgtcctagaaaaagaaaagaatgttcaaaaatgatgcaaatgtagatatatgggatatgtgaaatagtaactattttgtgtggtattactgttagggatctgccaggtactacgtctaggtatactcctgggattaatcaatccacacctgaggccagacctgtccaactgacaccatctcccaccaaccagggtggcaggctcaggagtgggagagcctatcgcggcctggtctgtcggagttagctccgccccctgtcctttattacctgccctgttctcttcctcagtgcttgtaattcttttggattcctggccccactgctgcttgctccagcctgcttctgccgtgcttctgccttgctgcagttctgcttgacctgctttgctttgcccctggcttgcttctgtcttgggtgtactcacttcgtcctggtcctgactgttcgttcgtcgctccgtttcctcgtggcgttccgtggctactgccccttcccttgcgtgttccctgtttgttttcccgtgcacttagacagcgtagggaccgccgcccagttgtacctcgtcgcctagggcgggtcgttgcaagtaggcagggacagggcggtgggtagattagggctcactttcccttcacctccttcctgccattacaattactctctgttttacaagcagatacattgaaatttagaaaagcgctaatttttgcaaatcttgtctaaattttggtgtttttcacaaataaatattgaatttatcgaccaaattttttcactaacataaagtacaatatgtcacgagaaaacagtctcagaatcacatggataggtaaaagcattcgaaagttattactacataaattgacatgtcagttttaaaaaaaaaatcagcttagtctttaaggccaaaacaggctgtttttttctgaaggggttaatcaaaatcacgattaattggacatgtaacctcgattacaatTAATGAAAGATTATTGAAAAAACCTAAATGCACAAGATGACGTCGATTAATTGACCTAAATTGCGCTTTtggttatttttctattaattgCCCAGCCATACTACAAACGTACCGTCCCACCCGATCTGACATAGAGCGTGGAGAGTCCGTAACTGCATGTTGGGCGGTACAGTTGCCGAGGCAACCATACGTCACCCTGTGAGTATCATGCACAGGTTCTAATAATTAAAATAGGTTGTTTTGGTAACTGTACTGCCGAGCGTGCAGTTACAGCTCTCCATGCCCAATGTCAGATCGGGCGGGAGGATAACTTTGGAGGGACACTTTAATGACCCAGCAattttttcatcgtcgcattcaaagagccataactttttcatatttCCGTCAACATAGATGTATGAGTGCTTGCTTGTTGCAGGACAAGTTATATTGTAATTTAACTATTTTGATTTGCATATAgttcattgattaacttttattaccttttgGTGGTGGAATGGagggaaaaacacagcaaatattttttgcattttaaatataGACCGTTTACTGTGCGGcgcaaataacatgttacctttattctatggttctatacgattacggcgattttCATGTTCTACTACTTATGcacattaaaaacacttttaatataaaattatttgtttttgcattgttgtaatcaaggagccataactttttattttttctgttgacGTAACCGTATGCAGGTTTGATATTTGTGGGATGGGATGTCGTTTTGATTAGTATCATTTTGAGGTAAATGGgactttttttcaattttttttgtggaagGAGGGTGAAAAAAAAGCTACTTTAACGGATATGGGACAcgtgtgattgctgggggtctgacAGTTAGGACCCCCAACgaaaaggagaacaggggaccgaaattccCATGACGTGCTCGATGAGAATGCAGCACTGGTACGCATGAACGACATGcgctccatacatttctatagaGCTGCCGGAGACAGCGGTCTCAGatgtcccatagaaatcaatggagcgCTGCTCCATTCTCATCGAACGATCCCCTTCTACTCATCGCTGGGGTTCCCAACTgtcagacccccagcaatcacacatgtatcccctatcatggGCTGACATGATTTCTGTACTTGGGGCTTATAATCAGCCCCTAGGCTCCATAAGTTATATCTGACGCTGGTACAGAAATCATGTCAGCCCATATATAAGTAATGAGCCTCTAGTCCAGGGGCTGATTACTTCTCTGTGTGCTGACATGATTTCTGTACTAGGGTGACTCGTCACTTATGTAGCCTTAGGGATGGGGCTGACTATCAGCCGCTATTACATATATCACTTCGgccaaaaaaacacagacacactcaCAAATTGTCACTCACAGAAGTTAAATTTCCTGGCTGTGACTGGCTGGTGGCCGCTCTTCTTAAATGTAAGTCGGCTCAGCTCAGGAGCCGAAAGACAATGATGAAGGCGCCGCCGCCATGCGCCAACAGGTGTTCAGAGTGGGTGAGCCAGAGAAAAGTATAGAGGGTGATGGCAGCGCTAGCTCTGCACAGAACGTTTAGACGCTGGCCTGGCCAGGGTCAGGACGTTCTGTGCGCAGCAGCGCCGTGGCCGCCCACCTCTCGTAATTCTCTCACACTGGCCAGTAGCCGGGCGGCCGCAgagaaaacatacttaaaataaaTGTAACCGCAGAGGAGGAAGGATGGGCGGCCAGGCAGCCCAGCGGCCCGGCAGCCCAGCGGCCGACCGGGAATCTTCCCAGTAATTACAATGGCCAATCCGCCCCTGTGTACATGTATGGGGTAGTGAAAGGTTATTTTTAAGAAGAGAAAATTATGTATTGACAGATTGGCTATAAAGATAATGAGCAGCCTCAAGGCAATAACAAAACAGCTCTGAGAATAGGCCCATTAACCGTAGTGTATTACTGTAGTCAAttactttgtctttttttttttcaaaatatttttattgagcaTATTAAAACAAATTATAAAAGACATACATCCCACATTACCCATTCATCCCCCCTTAAACAATATAAGGAAAACTGTAGAGCGATGCCACAAAAAAACTGAACATTCATCTTTTGTCAAGCGTGTACCTCAGTACTATCACAACTGTATACAAATAagttatgactttccctacaagaACACCCACCAAACACTACCACTCCTCTCCACCCTCCGCGTTACTCCACCAAACCCCACTAAATAATCCCCATTATTTCTTTCTAAAATACTCCTAGGTGACTCTGAAGCCAGGGAGACCACGTAGAATAAAAGATGGTGATTTTATCTTTTCTCCTATAAACAAGTTTTTCTACATTATGATCCTATTATCATAGTTAACCCAGTTCAATAAAGTCGGTGGATGGGGAATTATTAGAAAATACTTCCTAGCATAATATAGTGACTTACCTACTGCCATAGCCTGCCCCACTCTCCCATCCTTCAATTCTAACGCCCCCAGTAGACCGATCCAAGGATCGAAAGGTATCCGTACTTAAAGGATATTAAAAATTTAATTACATATTAATTCCCAGAATCTTCTTATTTTAGGACAAGTCCATAATAAATGCAAATAATCTGCCTCTGTACTGTTTCACTTTGGACATCTTGCCTCAGAAATCTTATAGAACTTAACAGGGGAAAAATGTaagttataaataataaaaaaaactgtgacatTCTATGTGCCGGGCTATaccttaaaggacaggtgtcacggaaaaaaattatttaatatcaatttgcttttagtgtgttattaaaattaattttatttatttgtgtgttcgtgttttactttttacttttttctaacttttacttcactatgggtgctgacattttttttttcatctctgtatgtgtcgattaacgacacatacagagatggaatacggcacatacatccccatagagaatgcgaacgggagccgttccattcactattgtgtacgccgtctgtgtgggaacggcgtatgcgccgctcccacacagtaaaaaaggaaggtcttcggccgagcgacatccggcgccattttcttgtggaccggaagccgcggtcggACAGCAAGATGACTACTTCAgcccgcggcttccggacatgtgttcagaagcaaggactaggagcggagggaccgGACGGAGCAGAGGGAGCGGTGGCAGCGGCGgtggcaggatcaggtaagttatgtttgtgtatgttcgtgttttactgtgtgattaccactgtatgtaagcctactacactgtgcattcactcaaaaaatggcggcacacagtgtaggaggtttgaacattcaaccccctcctttctcctggcactagccaggataaaggagggggattgtttgagcacactagagggagtgtgtcttctccaattttgcagcataaagcaatgaggtttctttaccacatgccaatgctgcaattttgggaattgctccctctagtgaccagcacatggaaatgttataaattagaatctaatttataatatttcctgaaatgtgaaaaaatttaaaaaaattagaacaatgtctaatcatgtatatactgtttaatttaaaaaaaaaaattctagcgacacattctctttaagtaGTCCTCTGAGGACCAGGGTCCACTTCCTGAAATCATTTGTCCCTAATAATCCCTCCCAGTAATTTCTTGATTTAGCTGGATTCCTTTCAATGCTTTGTTTCAAGTACATCCTATATAACTTGGAAAGCAAACCTCTATTAACATGGGACTTCATTTTTAACAAGATCCTCCACTCTACTATCTGCTCAAGATATATGATACCCTTTCTCTCCCAATACTTCAAATTGGGGATCTTATTCAGTTCGGTAAGATAGGTGTTTCCCCATATCTTCCTTCTATGTTCCATTTTTTAATATCCCTCCATATTTAACACATAAGGACAGGAGTTAGGCACTCCTTAAAAGGGGCCATCCGGAAAATTCCCATCTCAAGTTGTTGAAATACATTATACCCTGTCCCATCCCTGCACCAACTCTGAAGTCTCATCCTATTCCTTTGTTCAATTCAATTTTCTTGAATAACTAATCTGTTGATTTTTATTCAAGTTTGTTATTGGGGCTTGAACATAACATAAactgatttaataaaaaatattaaagacTTCCATTACTTGGAAGCAAAACGACTTAAATGCTCAGGATAATTCATATGATAACTCTATGAGAACCCAATACATTTTCACGAATTTTAAAGGAGCTCTAGTCCTTTCAATGAGTCATAGTTTAGTAACAAAACACAAAATGTTCTCTAAGACTATAATTTTCCTTATGTTTTGACATTCTATCTCTGAGAGATAGATTAGGTATTGAGGCTGCAGGAAGGATGTTTATTCATGTATAGACATCTATACAGGTTTTTATTGATTGGGTACatttacagtgaaacctcttcaTCCTAGAAGACCACCCCTAAGCTAGACCAGATGTTTCTTTGTCAGATTTCCAATTCCCTTCTTTCCTATGTACATCAGCCTCTTCTTTCAGAGGAGCACCACTCAACCATTTTGGGTTTGTATCTTTGCATGTATTCCATGTCCAGAGCAAATACTTTAGCAAGGCATAATTTTTCCCCGATCATTAATTTCACATAATTTCATGTTATGTTGTTACATTATCTTTTCCAATCTGTTTGTCCCACAAAAGGTCATTATATGGAATTTCTGGAATGACAAGTCTATGACATAGGAGCTGGTCATGTTTGTCTAGTCCTGGTTTCAGGTTATAACCAAGAATTGTAATTGAATAAGGCTGATATGGAACCATTGATTTATCTTTTAGTTGATCTGGTTCTACTTGGTCATCCAGACATCTTTCAGAAAGCTGTGCTCTTCTTTTTCTTAGTTCCTCCACTTCATTCTTCATACGTTCTCTTCCAAACCTCTCCACGTGATTCCAAAATGAATTATTAAAGTAAACGTACAACTGCCAGTCCAGCTGGTTCCAGATTTTTATTCTCTCCTGGGTCTTAACTGAGAGAACATGTCTGCTGGCATTGCTTCTAATATTAAGAGGAAAAGACAGGACATCATCAAAAGTCCAACAGAGAGCATCTTTGAGGAGCACCAAAGACTCGTCAAAGTATTCTGCTATCAACACCAGATCAAACATGGTATCTACTCCATGATAGAGCAGCTTGAAGTGCTTCAATGATGTAGGCCCATTATGGTTAAAACCAAGATCAAAGGTCATTAGGTTTTTGGCATAAGCGCTATCATCGTCCTTAATATTATAAAACGTTGTGGTGTTGTTCAAGAAGTCTTCTATACTTTCAGCACTCTGCAAGGAATGTGTGGCTTTCCTGTTGTATGCAAAGGATGATTCCATTAGAGAGACTGGATTTCTCAGaatggtaaaataaaaagtatCGCTAGGCATGACCTTCTCTACCTGA
This genomic stretch from Rhinoderma darwinii isolate aRhiDar2 chromosome 4, aRhiDar2.hap1, whole genome shotgun sequence harbors:
- the LOC142760437 gene encoding galactose-3-O-sulfotransferase 2-like, encoding MNILFRYGEFHNLTFAFPTQKYQYLYPEYFSAENVYGFSSRKQQKINIMCHHMRFSLSEVEKVMPSDTFYFTILRNPVSLMESSFAYNRKATHSLQSAESIEDFLNNTTTFYNIKDDDSAYAKNLMTFDLGFNHNGPTSLKHFKLLYHGVDTMFDLVLIAEYFDESLVLLKDALCWTFDDVLSFPLNIRSNASRHVLSVKTQERIKIWNQLDWQLYVYFNNSFWNHVERFGRERMKNEVEELRKRRAQLSERCLDDQVEPDQLKDKSMVPYQPYSITILGYNLKPGLDKHDQLLCHRLVIPEIPYNDLLWDKQIGKDNVTT